One window of the Paenibacillus beijingensis genome contains the following:
- a CDS encoding 1,2-dihydroxy-3-keto-5-methylthiopentene dioxygenase gives MAEIVIRNTQERIKGEENVLAFLDKQGVLYEHWDAGKLDASLQEKFVLSDEEKQQILNTFDSEIRDLAGRRGYKTWDIIALSDATPNLEELLKKFESVHTHTEDEVRAITAGRGIFVIKGDEETGYFNVELEAGDVISVPETIPHFFTLMDNRQIVAVRLFIETEGWIAHPYEDPTFQKA, from the coding sequence ATGGCTGAAATCGTCATTCGCAATACGCAGGAGCGCATTAAAGGGGAAGAAAACGTTTTGGCGTTTCTCGATAAGCAGGGTGTTTTGTACGAGCATTGGGATGCGGGCAAGCTGGACGCTTCGCTGCAAGAGAAATTCGTTCTTTCCGATGAGGAAAAACAACAAATTTTGAACACCTTCGATTCGGAGATCCGCGATTTGGCAGGACGCCGCGGTTATAAAACGTGGGATATTATCGCACTTTCCGACGCCACGCCGAATTTGGAAGAACTGCTTAAAAAGTTCGAATCCGTGCATACGCACACAGAAGATGAAGTTCGCGCCATTACGGCCGGACGCGGCATTTTCGTCATCAAGGGCGACGAAGAGACGGGATACTTTAACGTCGAGCTCGAAGCCGGGGACGTCATTTCCGTGCCGGAAACGATTCCGCATTTCTTTACGTTGATGGATAACCGGCAAATTGTCGCCGTCCGCCTCTTTATCGAAACCGAAGGCTGGATCGCCCATCCGTACGAGGATCCGACCTTCCAAAAAGCTTAA
- a CDS encoding HAD family hydrolase — protein MAKKAVLFDLDDTLLWDERSVKEAFEATCKYAEEKTAIPYLKLEEAVRSEARKLYESYETFAFTKMIGINPFEGLWALFRAGDHPSFRQLEALAPGYRKDSWTKGLKSLGVDDEALGAELAEMFPAERRSRPIVYEETFRLLDALKGKYKLLLLTNGSPDLQKEKLAGVPELAPYFDEIIISGEFGEGKPAASIFRHALERLGIEPEDGIMVGDKLTTDILGANTIGMTSVWVNRDGKTRNDDIVPDHEISHLEQLIPLLQ, from the coding sequence ATGGCGAAAAAAGCGGTTCTGTTTGATTTGGACGATACACTGCTCTGGGATGAGCGAAGCGTAAAAGAAGCTTTTGAGGCGACATGCAAATATGCGGAAGAAAAGACAGCCATTCCTTATCTCAAGCTGGAAGAAGCGGTTCGCAGCGAAGCCCGCAAGCTGTATGAATCGTATGAAACGTTTGCGTTTACGAAAATGATCGGCATTAACCCGTTTGAAGGATTGTGGGCCCTGTTCCGGGCCGGAGACCATCCGTCGTTCCGTCAGCTTGAAGCGCTCGCGCCCGGTTACCGCAAAGACTCCTGGACCAAAGGTCTCAAGTCGCTCGGCGTCGACGATGAAGCTCTCGGTGCTGAGCTTGCCGAAATGTTCCCGGCGGAGCGCCGCAGCAGACCGATCGTTTATGAGGAGACGTTCCGTCTGCTGGACGCGCTCAAGGGCAAATATAAGCTGCTGCTGCTGACGAACGGATCGCCCGATTTGCAAAAGGAGAAGCTGGCCGGAGTGCCAGAGCTGGCGCCTTACTTCGACGAAATCATCATCTCCGGCGAGTTCGGGGAAGGCAAGCCGGCGGCTTCCATCTTCCGGCACGCGCTCGAGCGGCTCGGAATCGAGCCGGAGGACGGCATTATGGTCGGCGATAAGCTGACGACCGATATTCTCGGCGCCAACACGATCGGGATGACTTCGGTATGGGTCAACCGCGACGGCAAAACGCGCAATGACGACATTGTGCCCGATCATGAAATCTCCCATCTGGAACAGTTGATTCCGCTGCTCCAATAA
- a CDS encoding aldo/keto reductase, translating to MKYRLLGRSGLAVSELCLGTMTFGNTTSEAESIEMIHTFQSLGGNFLDTANVYVNGRSEEIVGKAINGRRSEYVLATKVRMQVEDHVNGAGLSRKHIMESVEASLNRLATDYIDLYQVHVWDYATPIEETLRALDDLVSSGKVRYVGCSNFLAWQLMKALGLSDFKGLSRFISIQPQYSLVSREMDREVMPLCLEENVGVIPWAPLGGGFLTGRYGREEPESGRLAGKVGESSWPLRATEKNFSILDAVQGAAAELERTPAQIALRWLIQRPGITSPIFGASTMAQFEDNIGAAGWEMPQEVWDKLDAASALPVEYPQRFLEKFRRSI from the coding sequence ATGAAGTATCGGCTGCTTGGCCGCAGCGGGCTTGCGGTGTCGGAATTATGTTTGGGTACGATGACATTCGGAAACACGACGAGTGAAGCGGAATCAATCGAAATGATTCATACGTTTCAATCGCTTGGCGGTAATTTTCTCGATACCGCCAACGTTTATGTGAATGGCCGCTCGGAGGAAATCGTCGGCAAGGCGATCAATGGCCGCCGGTCGGAATATGTGCTTGCCACGAAAGTACGGATGCAGGTCGAAGACCATGTGAATGGAGCCGGACTTTCCCGCAAACATATTATGGAAAGCGTCGAGGCGAGTTTGAATCGATTGGCGACCGATTATATCGACCTCTATCAGGTGCATGTCTGGGATTATGCAACTCCGATCGAAGAAACGCTGCGCGCGCTCGACGATCTGGTTTCGTCCGGAAAAGTGCGCTATGTCGGGTGCTCCAACTTTTTGGCATGGCAGCTGATGAAAGCGCTCGGCCTTAGCGATTTCAAAGGGTTGTCCCGCTTTATTTCGATTCAGCCCCAATACAGTCTCGTCAGCAGGGAAATGGATCGGGAAGTAATGCCGCTTTGTCTGGAAGAAAACGTAGGCGTTATTCCGTGGGCTCCGCTCGGCGGCGGGTTTCTGACCGGCCGGTACGGCAGGGAGGAGCCGGAATCGGGACGCTTGGCCGGTAAAGTTGGCGAGAGCTCGTGGCCGCTGCGGGCGACAGAGAAAAATTTCAGCATTTTAGACGCTGTCCAAGGCGCGGCTGCCGAGCTGGAACGTACGCCCGCGCAAATTGCGCTCCGCTGGCTCATTCAGCGGCCGGGCATTACGTCACCGATATTCGGCGCAAGCACGATGGCCCAATTCGAAGACAATATCGGAGCGGCCGGCTGGGAAATGCCGCAGGAAGTATGGGACAAGCTTGACGCTGCAAGCGCCCTGCCGGTCGAATATCCGCAGCGGTTTCTGGAGAAGTTCAGACGCTCGATTTAG
- a CDS encoding DUF896 domain-containing protein — protein MDIDTLIARINELSRKNKAVGLDSDELKERDDLRRLYLDNFKRNFRNQLNTIKWAEDEDESTKH, from the coding sequence TTGGATATTGACACGCTTATTGCCCGTATTAACGAGCTCTCCCGCAAAAACAAAGCAGTAGGTCTCGATTCCGATGAGCTGAAAGAGCGGGATGATCTTCGCCGTCTTTATTTGGACAATTTCAAGCGTAATTTCCGCAACCAGCTTAATACAATTAAGTGGGCGGAAGACGAAGACGAATCAACCAAGCATTAA
- a CDS encoding LysM peptidoglycan-binding domain-containing protein produces MFVMSINSKGIQSHKRYHNPAKSNARKIRLRLLSFIAAALFFLLLLSVTLVRIDAQGVKPDPALPGEQIVVVTAGDTLWSIAKDSGLDGGIQEIIFKIKERNGLKNSVIEPGQQIIVPRN; encoded by the coding sequence ATGTTCGTGATGTCCATCAACAGTAAGGGGATTCAGTCCCATAAACGTTATCATAACCCCGCCAAATCCAATGCACGTAAAATCCGCTTGCGTCTTCTCTCGTTTATCGCAGCCGCCCTGTTTTTCTTACTATTGTTGTCCGTTACGCTTGTCCGAATCGATGCCCAGGGGGTAAAGCCTGACCCGGCCTTGCCAGGTGAACAGATTGTTGTGGTGACAGCCGGAGATACGCTGTGGTCGATAGCCAAAGACAGCGGACTTGACGGCGGAATACAGGAAATTATATTCAAAATCAAGGAACGCAACGGCTTGAAGAACTCCGTTATCGAGCCCGGACAACAGATTATTGTGCCTCGAAACTGA
- the lexA gene encoding transcriptional repressor LexA, with protein sequence MSKISNRQQAILDFIKNEVRDKGYPPSVREIGEAVGLASSSTVHGHLDRLEKKGMIRRDPTKPRAIEILGQESEVVDFPLAVTKIPVVGKVTAGIPITATENIEEYFPLPAHYVGDHDVFMLNVIGESMIEAGIHNGDYVIVRQQATANNGDIVVAMTEDDEATVKTFYKEKDHVRLQPQNPTMEPIILKNVTILGKVVGLFRDIH encoded by the coding sequence GTGTCGAAAATTTCCAACCGTCAGCAAGCCATTCTTGATTTCATCAAGAATGAAGTCCGCGACAAGGGCTATCCCCCTTCGGTACGTGAAATCGGCGAAGCGGTCGGCCTCGCCTCCAGCTCCACGGTTCACGGTCACTTGGACAGACTGGAGAAGAAAGGAATGATTCGCCGCGACCCTACCAAGCCGCGGGCGATCGAAATATTGGGTCAGGAATCCGAAGTCGTTGATTTTCCACTGGCGGTAACCAAAATCCCCGTTGTCGGCAAAGTAACGGCCGGCATACCGATCACCGCAACGGAAAACATCGAAGAATACTTTCCGCTGCCGGCACATTATGTCGGAGATCACGACGTATTCATGCTGAATGTTATCGGCGAGAGCATGATCGAAGCCGGCATACATAACGGGGATTACGTTATTGTGCGCCAGCAGGCGACAGCCAATAACGGGGATATCGTCGTTGCGATGACCGAGGATGACGAAGCTACGGTGAAGACGTTCTACAAAGAAAAGGACCATGTCCGTCTCCAGCCGCAAAACCCGACAATGGAGCCGATCATTTTAAAGAACGTAACGATTTTAGGAAAAGTAGTCGGCTTGTTCCGCGACATTCACTAA
- a CDS encoding PIG-L deacetylase family protein, which produces MDHSVAFIYAHPDDESFLSAGLIRELADEHVNPVLLLATKGDAGNKNGYVSHLSHDQLASVREKEMEHAAEILGISVIEHLGFPDGKLTQVDENLFVGAIVNFINKYQPKVIFTFPEDGCNFHPDHMTISKMTTTAVLSGKCPTVQKLYYCMSNTLAADGHHPTITIDVEKHWPMKVRALQAHESQILAIKRFFGDLQSFPENRRYESFVLKWNKGLLWTSIEEKTIFDDLTR; this is translated from the coding sequence ATGGATCATTCAGTTGCATTTATATATGCGCATCCGGACGACGAATCATTTCTGAGCGCAGGTCTGATAAGAGAACTGGCGGATGAACATGTCAATCCGGTTCTTCTTCTCGCCACAAAAGGGGATGCAGGGAACAAGAACGGTTACGTCAGCCATTTATCCCATGATCAGCTGGCATCTGTACGCGAAAAAGAAATGGAACATGCCGCGGAAATATTGGGGATATCTGTCATTGAACATTTGGGGTTCCCCGACGGCAAATTAACTCAAGTCGACGAAAATTTATTTGTTGGCGCTATCGTCAATTTCATCAACAAATATCAACCCAAAGTTATTTTCACTTTCCCCGAAGACGGCTGCAACTTTCACCCGGATCATATGACGATCTCCAAAATGACCACAACCGCGGTTCTAAGCGGGAAATGTCCTACTGTCCAGAAGCTGTACTACTGCATGTCGAACACATTAGCTGCGGATGGCCATCATCCCACGATCACAATCGATGTAGAAAAACATTGGCCGATGAAGGTTCGAGCGCTGCAGGCACACGAATCGCAAATATTGGCCATTAAAAGATTTTTCGGAGACTTACAATCTTTCCCTGAAAACCGAAGGTACGAATCATTTGTATTAAAATGGAATAAAGGATTGTTATGGACATCTATTGAAGAAAAGACAATTTTTGACGATCTAACCAGATAA
- the glnA gene encoding type I glutamate--ammonia ligase, with the protein MSYMKEDILRIAKEENVRFIRLQFTDLLGTVKNVEIPVSQLEKALDNKMMFDGSSIEGYVRIEESDMYLYPDLDTWVVFPWVTQDRVARLICDVYMPDGTPFAGDPRGILKRVLKEAEEMGFSAMNVGPEPEFFLFKTDEKGDPTTELNDQGGYFDLAPTDLGENCRREIVLTLEEMGFEIEASHHEVAPGQHEIDFKYANAIKAADQIQTFKLVVKTVARQHGLHATFMPKPLFGVNGSGMHCHQSLFIDGTNAFYDENDKLGLSSTARYYMAGVLRHARAMAAITNPTVNSFKRLVPGYEAPNYIAWSASNRSPMIRIPASRGLSTRVEVRNPDPAANPYLALAVMLKAGLDGIQNKLPLPAPIDRNIYVMTEEERIDEGIPSLPEDLKEALDELLRSQVITEALGDHALAHFYELKEIEWDMYKTQVHQWERDQYMTQF; encoded by the coding sequence GTGAGCTATATGAAAGAAGATATATTGCGCATTGCCAAAGAAGAAAATGTCCGGTTTATCCGGCTTCAATTTACCGATTTGCTCGGTACGGTAAAGAATGTGGAGATTCCTGTAAGCCAGCTTGAAAAAGCGCTCGACAATAAAATGATGTTTGACGGCTCTTCGATCGAAGGCTATGTGCGCATCGAGGAATCCGATATGTATCTGTATCCGGATCTCGATACATGGGTCGTCTTCCCGTGGGTGACCCAAGACAGAGTGGCCCGGCTTATTTGCGACGTCTACATGCCGGACGGAACGCCGTTTGCGGGAGATCCGCGCGGAATTTTGAAGCGGGTTTTGAAGGAAGCGGAAGAGATGGGGTTCTCGGCAATGAATGTCGGACCGGAACCGGAATTTTTCCTGTTCAAAACCGATGAGAAAGGCGACCCGACGACGGAGCTGAACGACCAAGGCGGATATTTCGACTTGGCGCCGACGGATCTGGGGGAAAACTGCCGCCGCGAGATCGTGCTTACGTTGGAAGAAATGGGCTTTGAAATTGAAGCCTCGCATCATGAGGTTGCGCCCGGGCAGCACGAAATCGACTTTAAATATGCGAATGCGATAAAAGCTGCAGACCAGATTCAAACGTTCAAGCTTGTCGTGAAGACAGTTGCCCGTCAGCACGGACTTCACGCAACGTTTATGCCGAAGCCGCTATTCGGTGTGAACGGTTCCGGCATGCACTGCCATCAGTCGCTGTTCATCGACGGAACAAACGCGTTTTATGATGAAAACGATAAGCTCGGTCTGAGCTCGACGGCGCGCTATTATATGGCCGGTGTTTTGCGCCATGCCCGTGCAATGGCCGCCATTACGAACCCGACCGTCAATTCCTTCAAAAGGCTTGTTCCCGGCTACGAGGCGCCTAACTATATCGCTTGGTCCGCAAGCAACCGCAGTCCGATGATCCGTATTCCGGCTTCGCGCGGTTTAAGCACGCGCGTGGAAGTGCGCAATCCAGATCCGGCGGCGAATCCGTATTTGGCGCTTGCCGTTATGCTGAAAGCGGGACTCGACGGCATTCAAAACAAATTGCCGCTGCCGGCTCCGATCGACCGCAACATCTATGTTATGACGGAAGAAGAGCGCATCGACGAAGGCATCCCAAGCTTGCCGGAAGACTTGAAGGAAGCGCTGGATGAGCTGCTCCGCAGTCAGGTCATTACGGAAGCGCTTGGCGACCATGCGCTTGCCCACTTCTACGAGCTGAAGGAAATTGAGTGGGATATGTACAAGACCCAAGTTCACCAATGGGAACGCGATCAGTATATGACGCAGTTCTAA
- a CDS encoding MerR family transcriptional regulator — protein sequence MADDIRRNMALFPIGIVMKLTDLSARQIRYYEQHELIVPARTSGNQRLFSFNDVERLLEIKSLIEKGVNIAGIKQVMNPVSKESEEATVMNEISEVKRRELTDSQLHRMLKQQLLEKRPGKASMIQGQLTRFYNKR from the coding sequence ATGGCTGATGATATTCGCCGGAACATGGCCCTATTTCCGATCGGCATCGTGATGAAGCTGACGGACTTAAGCGCCCGGCAAATCCGTTACTATGAACAGCATGAATTAATTGTGCCTGCGCGCACATCGGGAAATCAGCGGCTGTTTTCGTTCAACGATGTGGAAAGGCTGCTGGAAATTAAATCCCTCATTGAGAAAGGCGTCAATATTGCCGGCATTAAGCAAGTGATGAATCCCGTTTCCAAAGAGTCGGAGGAAGCGACCGTCATGAACGAAATTTCTGAAGTAAAGCGCCGCGAATTGACCGACTCCCAGCTGCACCGCATGCTCAAGCAGCAGCTGCTGGAGAAGCGTCCGGGCAAGGCATCGATGATTCAAGGACAACTCACCCGGTTTTACAACAAGCGTTAA
- a CDS encoding aminotransferase class I/II-fold pyridoxal phosphate-dependent enzyme yields the protein MNSWDQIELFAEQAEEMAADRFKAADRTAERNHWKVIRAFQKHKVSDFHFNGSTGYGYNDVGREVLDNVYADVFGAEAALVRPHFVSGTHTIGCALFGLLRPGDELLYITGRPYDTLHNVIGKPQDGTGSLQDWGVGYKEAQLMPDGSVDWTKVAQLITPSTKVVGIQRSRGYDWRPSFTVEQIGEMVRRVKKLKPDVFVFVDNCYGEFTEPLEPTEVGVDLMAGSLIKNPGGGIAPTGGYIVGKAALVEAAAYRLTAPGIGSEVGAMLGTMRSMFQGLFLAPHLVGQAVKGSILAAALFEKLGFETTPRWDGPRTDLIQAIRFGNPEALIAFVQGIQHAAAVDSHVVPEPWDMPGYDDPVIMAAGAFIQGGSLELSADAPIREPYIAYVQGGLTYSHVKYGLLSSLSLLLEKDIIVIKPHIKPHIT from the coding sequence TTGAACAGTTGGGATCAAATTGAACTTTTCGCCGAGCAGGCGGAGGAAATGGCGGCTGACCGCTTTAAAGCGGCCGATCGCACCGCCGAACGGAATCATTGGAAAGTAATCCGGGCATTTCAAAAACATAAAGTAAGCGATTTTCATTTTAACGGTTCGACGGGATACGGTTATAACGACGTTGGACGGGAGGTACTCGACAACGTATATGCCGATGTGTTCGGCGCCGAGGCGGCGCTCGTAAGGCCGCACTTCGTATCGGGTACCCATACGATCGGCTGCGCGCTGTTCGGCCTGCTGAGACCGGGTGACGAGCTGCTGTACATTACAGGCCGCCCTTACGATACGCTCCATAATGTGATTGGCAAGCCCCAGGACGGAACCGGCTCGCTGCAGGATTGGGGCGTCGGCTACAAAGAAGCTCAGCTGATGCCGGATGGATCCGTCGACTGGACGAAGGTTGCTCAGCTCATCACGCCGAGTACGAAAGTGGTCGGCATCCAGCGCTCGCGGGGCTATGATTGGCGCCCTTCGTTTACGGTGGAGCAGATCGGTGAAATGGTCCGGCGGGTTAAAAAGTTGAAACCGGATGTATTCGTTTTCGTAGACAATTGTTACGGGGAATTTACCGAGCCGCTCGAGCCGACCGAAGTCGGAGTCGACCTAATGGCCGGATCGCTCATTAAAAATCCGGGAGGAGGCATTGCGCCGACGGGAGGTTATATCGTCGGGAAAGCCGCCCTCGTCGAAGCTGCGGCTTACAGGCTCACGGCGCCCGGCATCGGCAGCGAGGTCGGGGCGATGCTCGGTACGATGCGGTCCATGTTCCAGGGATTATTTTTGGCGCCTCATCTTGTCGGACAAGCGGTAAAGGGCAGCATTTTGGCGGCCGCCCTGTTTGAAAAGCTCGGCTTTGAGACGACTCCCCGCTGGGACGGTCCGCGTACCGACTTGATCCAGGCGATCCGCTTCGGTAATCCGGAAGCGCTCATCGCATTTGTGCAGGGCATTCAGCATGCGGCTGCGGTTGACTCCCATGTCGTGCCGGAACCGTGGGACATGCCCGGCTACGACGATCCGGTCATAATGGCAGCGGGTGCATTTATTCAGGGAGGAAGTTTGGAGCTGTCGGCGGATGCGCCAATCCGCGAGCCTTATATTGCGTACGTACAGGGCGGCCTGACCTATTCGCACGTCAAATACGGATTGCTCAGTTCGTTGTCTTTACTTTTAGAAAAGGATATAATTGTAATTAAACCTCACATTAAACCTCACATCACTTGA
- the hflX gene encoding GTPase HflX: MRNTTYETKTGMRDKAILVSLITPDIKRGPADPEHSLEELVNLAETAGVEVLTAVTQNKESADPKWLIGKGKVEEIRAVKDELEATTIIFDQELSGAQVRNLEEALDAKIIDRTQLILDIFAGRAKTREGIIQVELAQLSYLLPRLSGHGKNLSRLGGGIGTRGPGESKLETDRRHIRGRISELKAQLAEVVRHRQLHRERRRKSGVIQAALVGYTNAGKSTLLRELTNSDVYVENQLFATLDPTSRTLELPSGKEIVLTDTVGFIQNLPHDLVAAFRATLEEVNEADLVLHVVDSSSPMRQEQMRVVEELLEQLGASGKPTVTVFNKKDLRPQLPDVYLPTDSESTLLVSAFDSGDMKRLLELIQDKLAGDTRTFSLPAERGDLIALAYRCGEVVSQEVDGDSLRLTIELNKGDYEVNGHRLQPFEV, from the coding sequence ATGCGAAACACCACTTATGAAACGAAGACCGGAATGCGCGACAAAGCGATTCTCGTCAGTCTGATCACGCCCGATATTAAAAGAGGTCCGGCCGATCCCGAGCATTCGCTTGAGGAGCTCGTTAACCTGGCCGAAACGGCCGGGGTCGAAGTGCTGACGGCCGTCACGCAAAATAAGGAGTCCGCGGATCCGAAATGGCTCATCGGCAAAGGGAAAGTCGAAGAAATCCGCGCGGTTAAGGACGAACTTGAAGCGACCACCATTATTTTCGATCAGGAGCTGTCGGGGGCTCAGGTACGCAACCTGGAAGAGGCGCTGGATGCGAAAATTATCGACCGGACACAGCTCATTCTCGACATTTTTGCCGGGAGGGCCAAAACCCGCGAAGGGATTATCCAAGTCGAGCTTGCCCAGCTGAGCTACCTGCTGCCGAGACTTTCCGGACACGGCAAAAATTTGTCCCGTCTCGGAGGGGGCATCGGAACGCGCGGACCGGGGGAAAGCAAGCTGGAAACCGACCGCCGGCACATTAGAGGGCGCATATCCGAATTGAAGGCGCAATTGGCCGAGGTCGTGCGGCACCGGCAGCTGCACCGCGAACGGCGGCGCAAATCCGGCGTCATCCAAGCCGCTCTCGTAGGTTATACCAACGCAGGGAAATCGACGCTGCTGCGCGAGCTGACGAACTCGGATGTTTATGTCGAAAACCAGCTGTTTGCGACTTTGGATCCGACGTCGCGCACGCTGGAGCTGCCGAGCGGCAAAGAAATCGTATTGACCGATACGGTCGGCTTTATCCAAAATTTGCCTCACGACCTTGTCGCCGCTTTCCGCGCGACGCTCGAAGAAGTGAACGAAGCCGATCTGGTGCTGCATGTCGTGGACAGCTCTTCGCCGATGCGGCAGGAGCAGATGCGGGTCGTGGAGGAATTGCTGGAGCAGCTTGGCGCGTCCGGCAAACCGACGGTAACCGTCTTTAACAAAAAGGACCTGCGTCCGCAATTGCCGGACGTTTACCTTCCGACCGACAGCGAGTCAACGCTGCTTGTGAGCGCATTTGACAGCGGCGATATGAAGAGGCTGCTGGAGCTCATACAGGACAAATTGGCCGGAGATACGCGCACGTTCTCGCTGCCGGCGGAGCGAGGCGATCTGATTGCGCTTGCTTACCGCTGCGGCGAGGTGGTCTCGCAGGAAGTCGATGGGGACTCGCTGCGCCTAACAATCGAGCTGAATAAAGGCGATTATGAAGTAAACGGACACCGTTTGCAGCCGTTTGAAGTTTAA
- a CDS encoding AAA family ATPase, whose product MSGHSVSGSQSGSRPSRQINVVLRSQENYSSGSAAAAHMVDNEPAVFTKPLPTGDHYADIQKELDPMVGMDNVKALIYEIYALLLIGQMRSEAGLLGGSHVYHMIFKGNPGTGKTTIARIVAKLFQKMGLLSKGHLIEVERADLVGEYIGHTAQKTRDLVKKALGGVLFVDEAYSLARGGEKDFGKEAIDTLVKAMEDHRNQFVLILAGYPLEIEGFLLTNPGLPSRFPIQIDFPDYSVDQLIQIAELMAKERDYNLMPQSIFKLRQHLMQEKTVSVFSFSNARYVRNLIEKAIRHQAVRLLGQYPGASPGKQELMSVRPEDLKWDSK is encoded by the coding sequence ATGAGCGGACACAGTGTATCGGGATCACAGAGCGGCAGCAGACCGTCACGCCAAATCAACGTGGTGCTGCGCAGTCAGGAGAATTACAGCAGCGGCAGCGCCGCAGCTGCGCATATGGTCGACAACGAGCCGGCGGTCTTCACTAAGCCGCTGCCGACGGGCGACCATTACGCGGATATTCAGAAAGAATTGGACCCGATGGTCGGCATGGATAATGTCAAGGCGCTGATTTATGAAATATATGCCTTGCTGCTGATCGGCCAGATGCGCAGCGAAGCGGGACTTCTAGGCGGCTCTCATGTCTATCATATGATTTTTAAAGGAAATCCCGGCACCGGCAAAACGACGATCGCGCGCATCGTCGCCAAGCTGTTTCAGAAGATGGGATTGCTGTCGAAAGGACATCTTATCGAGGTGGAACGGGCCGACCTCGTCGGGGAATATATCGGACATACGGCGCAAAAGACGCGCGATTTGGTCAAAAAGGCGCTCGGAGGCGTTCTTTTTGTAGATGAGGCGTACAGCCTCGCCCGCGGCGGAGAGAAAGATTTCGGCAAAGAAGCGATCGATACGCTTGTCAAGGCGATGGAAGATCACCGCAATCAGTTCGTATTGATTCTGGCGGGATATCCGCTGGAAATCGAAGGCTTTCTGCTCACAAATCCGGGGCTGCCCTCCCGTTTTCCGATTCAGATCGACTTTCCCGACTATTCGGTTGACCAATTGATTCAAATTGCGGAGCTTATGGCCAAAGAACGGGATTACAATCTGATGCCCCAATCGATATTCAAGCTGAGGCAGCATTTGATGCAGGAAAAAACGGTTTCCGTTTTTTCGTTCAGCAATGCGAGATATGTGCGCAACCTGATCGAGAAGGCGATCCGTCACCAAGCGGTGCGGCTGCTTGGCCAATATCCGGGCGCTTCTCCCGGCAAACAGGAGCTTATGTCCGTTCGGCCTGAAGATTTGAAATGGGATTCCAAATAA